AGTGCACTCCACAGTTGTTTCCTCTGCATACGTCCGGATGATACTGGAAGAACCCAATATCAAACaatattagttttgaaattaaaaccttcgtttttttttttttcaagaatattgagccaggagaaaaaaaaatcgaccaagaaaaaaatctgcaataaatttcaaaataaatgttctttttttttttaattagaacaAAGGAAAATCAGTTTTCCAATCACCAGATCTTAAAATGGAATTCCTAAATTCAAACCGAATCAACAGAACCCGGAACAAGATCAATCGTATCAAACACAAACAAGTTCCCAGAAATCTAAAGAATTTAAAACCAAATTACCTGTAAAGCAAGCTGTCTGAAAGCCTTCTTGACCTCAGATTCAGAGGCGCCGTGTTGGATCCTCAGAGTCTTGTAGGGATCCATaacagaagaagaagcagaacaAACCATAACCCTATTCACCACATTCTTCTTCCTCTGCCCATTCCTGAGCTGAAACcaagcagaagaagaagacccaTTACCACCAATAAGTCCAGTAGCAGCAGCGGAAGCCATTAGTCTAATGT
This genomic interval from Carya illinoinensis cultivar Pawnee chromosome 2, C.illinoinensisPawnee_v1, whole genome shotgun sequence contains the following:
- the LOC122301188 gene encoding chaperone protein dnaJ 8, chloroplastic-like encodes the protein MASAAATGLIGGNGSSSSAWFQLRNGQRKKNVVNRVMVCSASSSVMDPYKTLRIQHGASESEVKKAFRQLALQYHPDVCRGNNCGVHFHLINEAYDTVMSNLREESMAPEMYESYDEDADESMRGMNDPDWDLWEEWMGWEGAGIRDYTSHINPYI